In Carassius carassius chromosome 46, fCarCar2.1, whole genome shotgun sequence, the following proteins share a genomic window:
- the LOC132129339 gene encoding cyclic AMP-dependent transcription factor ATF-7-like isoform X2 translates to MGDDKPFVCSAPGCGQRFTNEDHLAVHKHKHEMTLKFGPARTDSVIIADQTPTPTRFLKNCEEVGLFNELASSFEQELPKAQEDEDKRAKNPLPALNSGALDMSLQTPSDVKVKEEDPVEVDSSPPSSPDSISSMSDSSKEPLSRGKDSPSKPAFSSAPTPAIVRPGSLPLHLGYDGLQPTMPSPTSVITHTPPSNRTLGSPTVPYPMMMLPNGQTVPVLPGPMQMPSVISLARPLCMVPNIPGIPGPPLGGSSSGSSSPSGYNPHNEAKMRLKAALSQQMYAAQGCLGVAMGSSAMIPQRVEQSQLLVQHPDAPSPAQPQVSPAQPTGGRRRRTTDDDPDERRQRFLERNRAAASRCRQKRKIWVSSLEKKAEELTSFNVSLSNEVSHLRNEVAHLKQLLLAHKDCPVTNRQKKAVYLGEEHMKDTSEPTGSPAPVIQHSSLAPSPSSAVGPNGLSSRAAAEAVAMSVLAGMGSQRGESGGPAHVIMATQSHPSSR, encoded by the exons ATGGGGGATGACAAGCCTTTTGTGTGCAGTGCTCCTGGCTGTGGGCAG AGGTTCACTAATGAGGACCACCTGGCTgtccacaaacacaaacatgaaatgaCGCTGAAGTTTGGACCCGCCAGAACTGACTCAGTCATCATTGCAG ACCAGACGCCGACTCCCACTCGTTTCCTGAAAAACTGTGAAGAGGTGGGCTTGTTCAATGAGCTGGCCAGCTCGTTCGAGCAGGAGCTCCCTAAGGCCCAGGAAGATGAGGACAAGAGGGCCAAGAACCCG TTGCCTGCTCTTAATTCAGGAGCACTTGATATGAGTTTGCAGACGCCTTCAGATGTTAAGGTGAAAGAGGAGGACCCTGTGGAGGTGGACTCCTCTCCACCTAGCAGCCCTGACTCCATCTCCAGTATGTCAGACAGCAGCAAAGAGCCCCTAAGCAGAGGAAAG GATTCTCCCTCAAAGCCTGCCTTCAGTTCGGCTCCCACCCCTGCCATAGTGCGTCCTGGCTCCCTCCCCCTGCACCTGGGTTATGACGGCCTGCAGCCCACCATGCCCTCCCCTACCTCCGTCATCACACACACCCCACCATCCAACCGCACACTGGG GTCTCCCACAGTGCCGTACCCAATGATGATGCTTCCCAATGGTCAAACAGTTCCTGTTCTTCCTGGTCCTATGCAGATGCCCTCTGTAATATCT CTGGCGAGGCCCCTGTGTATGGTGCCCAACATTCCAGGAATACCCGGCCCTCCACTAGGGGGCAGCAGCAGCGGCTCGTCTTCACCCTCTGGTTATAACCCCCACAATGAGGCCAAGATG AGGCTGAAGGCAGCATTGTCTCAGCAGATGTATGCAGCTCAGGGTTGTCTTGGTGTGGCGATGGGGTCCAGTGCGATGATCCCTCAGAGAGTGGAGCAAAGCCAGCTGCTGGTCCAGCATCCAGATGCCCCATCCCCTGCTCAGCCACAG GTGTCACCCGCTCAGCCCACTGGAGGTCGCAGGCGGAGGACAACTGATGACGACCCTGATGAGAGGAGGCAGCGCTTCCTGGAGCGGAACCGGGCAGCAGCTTCTCGTTGCAGACAGAAACGCAAGATATGGGTCAGCTCTCTGGAGAAGAAGGCTGAAGAACTCACCTCCTTCAACGTCTCGCTGTCG AACGAGGTGTCTCATCTACGAAATGAAGTTGCGCATCTGAAACAGTTGCTGTTAGCCCATAAAGACTGTCCTGTCACCAACCGCCAGAAGAAAGCTGTCTACCTGG GAGAGGAACACATGAAAGATACATCTGAGCCCACGGGTTCCCCGGCACCAGTCATTCAGCACAGCTCTCTGGCCCCCAGCCCCTCATCCGCAGTAGGGCCCAATGGCCTGAGCTCCCGTGCTGCAGCCGAGGCGGTGGCCATGTCAGTGCTGGCGGGTATGGGCAGCCAGCGGGGGGAGAGTGGTGGACCGGCACACGTCATCATGGCCACACAGTCCCACCCATCCAGCAGATGA
- the LOC132129339 gene encoding cyclic AMP-dependent transcription factor ATF-7-like isoform X1, translating into MFSSSLPQFYCKAFAKMGDDKPFVCSAPGCGQRFTNEDHLAVHKHKHEMTLKFGPARTDSVIIADQTPTPTRFLKNCEEVGLFNELASSFEQELPKAQEDEDKRAKNPLPALNSGALDMSLQTPSDVKVKEEDPVEVDSSPPSSPDSISSMSDSSKEPLSRGKDSPSKPAFSSAPTPAIVRPGSLPLHLGYDGLQPTMPSPTSVITHTPPSNRTLGSPTVPYPMMMLPNGQTVPVLPGPMQMPSVISLARPLCMVPNIPGIPGPPLGGSSSGSSSPSGYNPHNEAKMRLKAALSQQMYAAQGCLGVAMGSSAMIPQRVEQSQLLVQHPDAPSPAQPQVSPAQPTGGRRRRTTDDDPDERRQRFLERNRAAASRCRQKRKIWVSSLEKKAEELTSFNVSLSNEVSHLRNEVAHLKQLLLAHKDCPVTNRQKKAVYLGEEHMKDTSEPTGSPAPVIQHSSLAPSPSSAVGPNGLSSRAAAEAVAMSVLAGMGSQRGESGGPAHVIMATQSHPSSR; encoded by the exons ATGTTCTCGTCTTCTCTTCCACAGTTCTACTGCAAAGCCTTTGCAAAGATGGGGGATGACAAGCCTTTTGTGTGCAGTGCTCCTGGCTGTGGGCAG AGGTTCACTAATGAGGACCACCTGGCTgtccacaaacacaaacatgaaatgaCGCTGAAGTTTGGACCCGCCAGAACTGACTCAGTCATCATTGCAG ACCAGACGCCGACTCCCACTCGTTTCCTGAAAAACTGTGAAGAGGTGGGCTTGTTCAATGAGCTGGCCAGCTCGTTCGAGCAGGAGCTCCCTAAGGCCCAGGAAGATGAGGACAAGAGGGCCAAGAACCCG TTGCCTGCTCTTAATTCAGGAGCACTTGATATGAGTTTGCAGACGCCTTCAGATGTTAAGGTGAAAGAGGAGGACCCTGTGGAGGTGGACTCCTCTCCACCTAGCAGCCCTGACTCCATCTCCAGTATGTCAGACAGCAGCAAAGAGCCCCTAAGCAGAGGAAAG GATTCTCCCTCAAAGCCTGCCTTCAGTTCGGCTCCCACCCCTGCCATAGTGCGTCCTGGCTCCCTCCCCCTGCACCTGGGTTATGACGGCCTGCAGCCCACCATGCCCTCCCCTACCTCCGTCATCACACACACCCCACCATCCAACCGCACACTGGG GTCTCCCACAGTGCCGTACCCAATGATGATGCTTCCCAATGGTCAAACAGTTCCTGTTCTTCCTGGTCCTATGCAGATGCCCTCTGTAATATCT CTGGCGAGGCCCCTGTGTATGGTGCCCAACATTCCAGGAATACCCGGCCCTCCACTAGGGGGCAGCAGCAGCGGCTCGTCTTCACCCTCTGGTTATAACCCCCACAATGAGGCCAAGATG AGGCTGAAGGCAGCATTGTCTCAGCAGATGTATGCAGCTCAGGGTTGTCTTGGTGTGGCGATGGGGTCCAGTGCGATGATCCCTCAGAGAGTGGAGCAAAGCCAGCTGCTGGTCCAGCATCCAGATGCCCCATCCCCTGCTCAGCCACAG GTGTCACCCGCTCAGCCCACTGGAGGTCGCAGGCGGAGGACAACTGATGACGACCCTGATGAGAGGAGGCAGCGCTTCCTGGAGCGGAACCGGGCAGCAGCTTCTCGTTGCAGACAGAAACGCAAGATATGGGTCAGCTCTCTGGAGAAGAAGGCTGAAGAACTCACCTCCTTCAACGTCTCGCTGTCG AACGAGGTGTCTCATCTACGAAATGAAGTTGCGCATCTGAAACAGTTGCTGTTAGCCCATAAAGACTGTCCTGTCACCAACCGCCAGAAGAAAGCTGTCTACCTGG GAGAGGAACACATGAAAGATACATCTGAGCCCACGGGTTCCCCGGCACCAGTCATTCAGCACAGCTCTCTGGCCCCCAGCCCCTCATCCGCAGTAGGGCCCAATGGCCTGAGCTCCCGTGCTGCAGCCGAGGCGGTGGCCATGTCAGTGCTGGCGGGTATGGGCAGCCAGCGGGGGGAGAGTGGTGGACCGGCACACGTCATCATGGCCACACAGTCCCACCCATCCAGCAGATGA